The following are encoded together in the Capsulimonas corticalis genome:
- a CDS encoding glycoside hydrolase family 38 C-terminal domain-containing protein, producing MVVKNTRLAIPLALLLASVASSAHSQQAAKAPHPKVDVSKTDTLYLVGYAHLDTQWRWSYPQVIRDFLPDTLHNNFHLFDLYPDYVFNFSGSRRYEMMKEYYPADYAKLKTYVKSGQWFPCGSSVDEGDANVPSEESLVRHTLYGNHYFQREFGVTSHEFMLPDCFGFPFALPTILNHCGVQGFSTQKLTWGSAVGIPFKVGTWEGPDGSSVIAAFDPGSYNAGFKEDLSQNTSWLARIQNTRKLSGAGVDYHYYGVGDRGGSPDETSVKWMEKSIVGTGPVHVVSSNAEEMFRALTPDQTSKLPRYKGELLLTQHSAGSITSEAYMKRWNRKNELLADAAERASVAAMWLGGADYPSDRLYQAWDLVLGSQMHDMLPGTSLPKAYEFCWNDELLALNQFAAVTQNAVGSVSSALDTRVSGAALVVYNPLSISREDVVEASVKTPASALQVYGPDGKPVPTQVVGRDGSSLKILFLAKAPSTGYVVYDARPTSALAPGTGSLKIDSRTIENAQYKVTLNDAGDIASIYDKKNGREALKSPARLAFQYHNPSAFPAWNMDWDDAKLPPRAFVDGAATIKVVEAGPVRVALEVTREKDGSKFVQRIRLSSGPAGDRIEVANKIDWRTHESALKASFTLPDGNPEATYDLQVGAIERGNNDPKKYEVPQHQWFDLTGADGKYGVAVLNDSKFGSDKPDDNTVRLTLLYSPGVRSGYQDQATQDFGKHDILYAIAPHAGDWRSGDVPWRAKRLNQPLLAFQSEPHPGALGKTFSLAALNTPQVQIVAIKKAEDSNEIVVRLRELEGKDAQNVQLRFAGRILSAREVTGQEAPMRGAVNLKNGVLTTSVKGYGLRAFAVTLAPSKPAMALLISSVARDFFFPLPLRYDLDAVSGNTGAADGAFDSEGRSLPGEQLPKTIVNGGVPFKLGPTGAGAKNALIAHGQTLAIPAGADHVYILAAATQDTPTNFVIGGHSIPTTVENWTGYVGQWDNRAWAGDVPELTYDWRNAYAGLTPGYVKTSEVAWFSSHRHNAKGANDLYQYSYLFKYGFAVPKGAKTLTLPNDSHVRIFAVTAAHNPADSVRPAQPLYDTLADHKSTDGPEITPSAGSFHDATQISLNPPLYWNANTLRYTLDGSKPGLTSPLYAGPITLNKPTTVTAAEVQPDGAVGAVSVAKLDIQDTTPPTIAAAEALQGLGKANVRFSEPVTKESAEDVSHYKFAGNVQVQSAALNATATGVELTLNAPLPLGQTTDLTVSGVRDASPAGNALAPQTLAIAPGGIVFTSPALTDHTPQIFKPANLPVHGSDPWTINLFCKVDKQPENRTIIAGFGNASDGASGTGRYIAKFANGLHFWSANQDVDTDVPLDLGAWQMITATYDGAALHLYKNGAPIGENDLKLSDDVAEVHVYPKDAWDKQRVFDGDIRDFTIWKRALSADSVQSLWRSGKGQ from the coding sequence ATGGTTGTCAAGAACACACGCCTCGCCATTCCGCTGGCTCTCCTGCTGGCTTCGGTCGCGAGTTCCGCCCATTCCCAGCAAGCGGCCAAGGCGCCCCATCCCAAGGTTGATGTCTCGAAAACGGACACGCTTTACCTCGTGGGATACGCGCACCTGGACACCCAGTGGCGCTGGTCTTACCCACAGGTGATCCGCGACTTCCTTCCGGACACCCTGCACAATAACTTCCATCTGTTCGACCTGTACCCCGACTACGTGTTCAACTTCAGCGGCTCCCGACGCTACGAGATGATGAAGGAATATTATCCCGCCGATTACGCCAAGCTGAAGACGTATGTCAAATCCGGACAATGGTTCCCCTGCGGCTCATCCGTGGACGAAGGCGACGCCAACGTTCCCTCCGAAGAATCGCTGGTGCGGCACACGCTCTATGGCAACCATTACTTCCAGCGCGAGTTCGGCGTCACCAGCCATGAGTTCATGCTGCCGGACTGCTTCGGCTTCCCATTTGCCCTGCCGACCATCCTGAACCACTGCGGCGTGCAAGGCTTCTCCACGCAAAAGCTGACCTGGGGATCCGCCGTCGGCATTCCGTTCAAAGTCGGAACGTGGGAAGGGCCGGACGGGTCCAGCGTCATCGCGGCGTTCGATCCCGGCAGCTACAATGCCGGCTTCAAGGAAGACCTCAGCCAGAATACGAGCTGGCTTGCGCGCATCCAGAATACGCGCAAGCTCTCCGGCGCCGGCGTCGATTACCACTACTACGGCGTGGGAGACCGGGGCGGATCGCCCGACGAAACGTCGGTCAAGTGGATGGAAAAGAGCATCGTCGGGACCGGCCCGGTGCATGTCGTCTCGTCCAACGCCGAGGAGATGTTTCGCGCGCTCACTCCCGATCAGACTTCCAAGCTTCCCCGCTACAAGGGCGAGCTGCTGCTGACCCAGCACTCCGCCGGCTCGATCACCTCCGAAGCCTATATGAAGCGCTGGAACCGCAAGAACGAACTGCTCGCCGACGCCGCCGAGCGCGCCTCCGTCGCGGCGATGTGGCTGGGCGGCGCGGATTACCCGTCCGATCGCCTGTATCAGGCGTGGGACCTGGTCCTCGGCTCCCAGATGCACGACATGCTTCCCGGCACCAGCCTTCCCAAAGCTTACGAATTCTGTTGGAACGATGAGCTGCTGGCCCTCAACCAGTTCGCCGCCGTCACACAAAACGCCGTCGGCTCGGTTTCGTCCGCGCTGGATACGCGCGTTTCGGGCGCCGCCCTGGTGGTTTACAACCCGCTCTCGATCTCCCGCGAAGATGTCGTCGAAGCGTCGGTGAAGACGCCCGCGAGCGCGCTCCAGGTTTACGGTCCCGACGGTAAGCCCGTGCCGACTCAGGTCGTGGGGCGCGACGGATCCTCGCTCAAGATCTTATTCCTCGCCAAAGCGCCTTCCACGGGGTATGTCGTCTACGACGCGCGCCCGACCTCGGCGCTTGCGCCTGGAACGGGCTCGCTGAAGATCGACAGCCGGACGATTGAGAACGCGCAGTATAAAGTCACGCTGAACGACGCCGGCGATATCGCCTCGATCTACGACAAAAAGAATGGACGCGAAGCGCTGAAATCTCCCGCGCGTCTCGCCTTCCAATATCATAACCCCAGCGCCTTCCCGGCGTGGAACATGGACTGGGACGACGCCAAGCTGCCCCCGCGCGCCTTTGTGGACGGCGCCGCGACCATCAAAGTCGTGGAGGCCGGCCCGGTCCGCGTGGCGCTCGAAGTGACACGCGAAAAAGATGGGTCCAAGTTCGTCCAGCGAATCCGCCTGTCGAGCGGACCTGCGGGCGACCGGATCGAAGTCGCCAACAAGATCGATTGGCGGACGCACGAGAGCGCCCTCAAAGCCTCCTTTACGCTGCCCGACGGCAACCCGGAAGCGACATATGATCTGCAGGTCGGCGCGATCGAGCGCGGCAACAACGACCCCAAGAAGTATGAAGTCCCGCAGCATCAATGGTTCGATCTGACCGGCGCGGACGGCAAATATGGCGTCGCCGTCCTGAACGACAGCAAGTTCGGCTCCGACAAGCCCGACGACAACACCGTGCGGCTGACCCTGCTCTACTCGCCCGGCGTGCGCAGCGGCTACCAGGACCAGGCGACCCAGGACTTCGGCAAGCACGATATCCTCTACGCCATCGCGCCGCACGCCGGCGACTGGCGCAGCGGCGATGTGCCCTGGCGCGCCAAGCGGCTGAACCAGCCGCTACTGGCCTTCCAGAGTGAGCCGCATCCCGGCGCGCTCGGCAAGACCTTCTCCCTGGCCGCCTTGAACACCCCGCAGGTCCAGATCGTCGCGATCAAAAAGGCGGAAGATTCCAATGAGATCGTCGTCCGCCTGCGTGAACTCGAAGGCAAGGACGCGCAAAACGTTCAGCTGCGCTTCGCCGGGCGCATTCTCTCCGCCCGCGAGGTGACTGGGCAGGAAGCGCCGATGCGCGGCGCCGTTAATCTCAAGAACGGCGTGCTCACGACCAGCGTCAAGGGCTATGGCCTGCGCGCATTCGCCGTGACCCTGGCGCCTTCGAAACCCGCGATGGCCTTGCTGATCTCATCGGTCGCCCGCGATTTCTTCTTTCCGCTGCCGCTGCGCTACGATCTGGACGCCGTCAGCGGCAATACCGGCGCGGCCGACGGCGCGTTCGACAGCGAAGGCCGCTCCCTCCCCGGCGAGCAGCTTCCAAAGACCATCGTCAACGGCGGCGTTCCCTTCAAGCTGGGCCCGACCGGCGCCGGCGCGAAGAACGCCCTCATCGCGCACGGACAAACCCTCGCTATTCCCGCCGGCGCCGATCATGTGTATATCCTTGCGGCGGCGACACAGGACACGCCCACGAATTTCGTCATCGGCGGGCATTCCATCCCGACGACGGTCGAGAACTGGACGGGTTACGTCGGGCAGTGGGACAACCGCGCCTGGGCCGGCGATGTCCCCGAGCTGACCTACGACTGGCGCAACGCCTATGCGGGACTCACCCCGGGGTATGTCAAAACGAGCGAAGTCGCCTGGTTCAGCTCACATCGGCATAATGCGAAGGGAGCCAACGATCTTTATCAGTACAGCTACCTCTTCAAGTACGGCTTCGCCGTACCCAAGGGGGCAAAGACGCTGACGCTGCCAAACGATTCGCACGTCCGCATCTTCGCCGTGACAGCCGCGCACAATCCCGCCGACTCGGTGCGCCCCGCGCAGCCGCTCTACGACACGCTGGCCGATCACAAATCGACCGACGGCCCGGAGATTACGCCCAGCGCCGGCAGCTTCCATGACGCAACTCAGATCTCGCTGAACCCGCCGCTCTACTGGAACGCGAACACCCTGCGCTACACGCTGGACGGCTCGAAGCCTGGCCTGACCTCCCCTCTCTATGCGGGACCGATCACGCTGAACAAGCCGACGACCGTGACGGCGGCCGAAGTGCAGCCCGATGGCGCCGTCGGCGCCGTGAGCGTCGCGAAGCTGGACATTCAGGACACGACCCCGCCCACCATCGCCGCCGCCGAAGCCCTGCAAGGTCTTGGCAAAGCGAATGTCCGCTTCTCCGAGCCGGTCACAAAAGAGTCCGCGGAAGATGTCAGCCACTACAAGTTCGCCGGCAATGTTCAGGTGCAGTCGGCGGCGCTGAACGCCACCGCGACCGGCGTGGAGTTGACGCTGAACGCCCCGCTTCCGCTGGGCCAGACGACGGATCTCACCGTCAGCGGCGTGCGCGACGCCTCCCCCGCCGGCAACGCCCTGGCTCCGCAGACCCTGGCGATTGCGCCCGGCGGAATCGTCTTCACGAGCCCGGCGTTGACGGACCACACGCCGCAGATCTTCAAACCGGCGAACCTGCCGGTCCATGGGTCGGATCCCTGGACGATCAACTTGTTCTGCAAAGTGGACAAGCAGCCGGAGAACCGCACGATTATCGCGGGCTTTGGGAACGCGTCGGACGGCGCCAGCGGCACGGGCCGCTACATCGCCAAGTTCGCCAACGGCCTCCACTTCTGGAGCGCCAATCAGGACGTGGACACCGACGTCCCGCTGGACCTTGGCGCCTGGCAAATGATCACGGCGACTTACGACGGCGCCGCGCTGCATCTTTACAAGAACGGCGCGCCGATCGGCGAGAACGATCTGAAGCTCAGCGACGATGTCGCCGAAGTCCATGTCTATCCCAAGGACGCGTGGGACAAGCAGCGCGTGTTTGACGGCGATATCCGCGACTTCACGATCTGGAAGCGCGCTCTGTCCGCGGACTCGGTGCAGTCGCTCTGGCGCAGCGGAAAGGGCCAGTAG
- a CDS encoding HupE/UreJ family protein has translation MTPIRAPRRRNVLLLALALMALWTGLSGARCSAHPANFASATAKIAADRTFTVNVRFDLLAFTLNDTPFRIGDAPMNALLDGPPEALQSSLAEAAGRFRNDFQTNGGVVDSVAFPTLADIQAWRDSGVKPRLPVLQTVTVAGHLAPGAKTIAFRFPEVLGMIVLTSEVPYQEPVSEPLDAGAMSTAVSVTPGAPLPIISAPPAAPASPVQPIAPGRPQPPEPSFKATDTVVTTHDGPKTTPLTQRRQVAPSHAALPIAAPAPNSPQIKPALTPPASTAANAGKTKAPEDTTKRIAQKNAAPPASAPPNPLSTPPSIAPPMAVETHVFVVTTAPKHRWSKELLGFVKMGFTHILPEGLDHILFVLGLFLLSTKLKPLLWQITAFTVAHSLTLGLSLYGIVRLPSSIIEPVIAASIAFVAIENICTTELKPWRPFVVFAFGLVHGMGFAGALKDLGLQKHDFLTALVGFNVGVELGQLSVVALAFLCVGWFRKRANYRRIIVVPASAIIAAIAVFWTIQRTI, from the coding sequence ATGACGCCGATTCGCGCGCCGCGCCGGCGCAATGTTCTTCTGCTGGCGCTGGCGCTCATGGCGCTCTGGACCGGGCTGAGCGGCGCGCGGTGCTCGGCCCATCCCGCGAACTTCGCGTCCGCGACGGCGAAGATTGCGGCGGACCGCACGTTCACGGTGAATGTGCGGTTCGATCTGCTGGCGTTCACGCTGAACGATACGCCCTTTCGCATCGGCGACGCGCCAATGAACGCCCTCCTCGACGGCCCTCCGGAAGCGCTGCAATCGTCTCTGGCGGAAGCGGCGGGCCGGTTTCGCAATGATTTCCAAACCAATGGCGGCGTGGTGGACAGCGTGGCGTTTCCCACCCTCGCCGATATCCAGGCGTGGCGGGACTCGGGCGTCAAACCGCGTCTGCCTGTCTTACAGACGGTCACGGTCGCCGGACATTTGGCTCCCGGCGCCAAAACGATCGCCTTTCGCTTCCCCGAAGTGCTCGGCATGATCGTGCTGACAAGCGAAGTTCCCTATCAAGAACCCGTCTCCGAGCCTCTGGACGCGGGCGCGATGAGCACGGCGGTCTCCGTCACCCCCGGCGCCCCGCTGCCAATTATCAGCGCCCCGCCTGCGGCGCCCGCCTCGCCAGTGCAACCCATCGCACCCGGGCGCCCGCAGCCGCCGGAGCCTTCCTTCAAAGCGACCGATACTGTCGTCACAACACACGACGGCCCTAAAACGACGCCTTTGACGCAGCGCCGGCAAGTCGCGCCGTCTCATGCGGCGCTCCCAATCGCCGCTCCCGCTCCCAACAGTCCACAGATCAAACCGGCGCTCACCCCGCCGGCAAGCACGGCCGCCAACGCCGGCAAGACCAAGGCCCCTGAAGACACGACGAAGCGCATCGCGCAAAAAAACGCGGCGCCTCCCGCTTCGGCGCCGCCCAATCCTCTGTCCACCCCTCCCTCCATCGCTCCGCCAATGGCGGTCGAGACGCATGTCTTCGTCGTCACCACAGCTCCCAAACATCGCTGGTCGAAAGAGCTGCTCGGTTTCGTCAAGATGGGCTTCACGCACATTCTGCCGGAAGGGCTGGATCATATTCTGTTTGTGCTCGGGCTGTTTCTGCTCAGCACAAAGCTCAAGCCCTTGCTTTGGCAGATCACGGCGTTCACGGTCGCCCACTCGCTCACGCTCGGCCTTTCGCTCTATGGGATCGTCCGGCTGCCGTCGTCGATCATCGAGCCGGTCATCGCGGCGTCCATCGCCTTTGTCGCCATCGAGAATATCTGCACGACCGAGCTCAAGCCCTGGCGTCCGTTCGTCGTCTTCGCCTTCGGATTGGTGCACGGCATGGGTTTCGCGGGCGCGCTCAAGGACCTCGGCCTGCAAAAGCATGATTTTCTGACAGCCCTCGTCGGCTTCAATGTCGGCGTGGAGCTAGGACAGCTTTCCGTCGTGGCCCTCGCGTTTTTGTGCGTCGGCTGGTTCCGAAAACGCGCGAACTATCGCCGGATCATCGTCGTGCCCGCCTCCGCGATCATCGCCGCCATCGCCGTCTTCTGGACGATCCAGCGGACGATATAA
- a CDS encoding phosphoadenylyl-sulfate reductase → MKPTEEQLPAISAEMETKTPQEILRWGWETYGDKLTMATAFGAEGCAIIAMLADITKDIYLFNLNTGYQFPETLATRDRLIEKYGIPIHLVGAVQSVADMEAEHGGPIYGSNPDLCCHNRKVVPLSSALHGFESWISAIRRDQTPERAQTPIVGWDRKFQLVKINPLANWSKTDLWNYILDNDVPYNPMHDQGYPSIGCWPCTKAVGAGEDDRAGRWAGTAKKECGLHVLNNEPAAVR, encoded by the coding sequence ATGAAACCGACAGAAGAGCAACTGCCCGCGATCTCCGCGGAGATGGAGACAAAGACGCCTCAGGAGATTTTGCGCTGGGGATGGGAAACGTACGGGGATAAATTGACGATGGCGACGGCGTTCGGAGCCGAAGGCTGCGCCATCATCGCGATGCTTGCGGATATCACGAAGGATATCTACCTGTTCAATTTGAATACGGGGTATCAGTTTCCAGAAACGCTGGCGACGCGCGATCGCTTGATCGAGAAGTATGGAATCCCGATTCATCTGGTCGGCGCCGTCCAGAGCGTCGCCGACATGGAAGCCGAGCACGGCGGGCCGATCTACGGATCGAACCCGGACCTCTGCTGCCATAACCGCAAGGTCGTCCCGCTGTCGTCGGCGCTGCACGGATTCGAATCGTGGATCTCCGCCATCCGCCGCGATCAGACGCCGGAGCGCGCTCAGACGCCGATTGTCGGCTGGGACCGGAAGTTCCAGTTGGTGAAGATCAATCCGCTGGCGAACTGGTCCAAGACCGACCTCTGGAATTACATTCTGGACAATGATGTGCCGTACAACCCGATGCACGACCAGGGTTACCCCAGCATCGGCTGCTGGCCCTGCACGAAAGCCGTCGGCGCCGGCGAGGATGACCGGGCGGGCCGCTGGGCGGGAACGGCGAAGAAGGAATGCGGCTTACACGTGTTGAACAATGAGCCTGCTGCAGTACGTTAA
- a CDS encoding inorganic diphosphatase, with the protein MSYLTIPIGDQSPKIVNMIVEIPQGSSNKYEYDHDLDVFKLDRTLYSPLFYPFDYGWICDTLAEDGDPLDILVITTQPTFPGCLIAARPLGVLMMRDEKGPDEKILSVAAADPRFSDIENLSDLPSHILKEIVHFFDIYKELEEKQTIVLGWQDVETAHSVIEKFRLQPGAEH; encoded by the coding sequence TTGTCTTATCTAACGATTCCGATCGGCGACCAGTCGCCCAAGATCGTCAACATGATCGTCGAGATCCCACAGGGCTCGTCGAACAAGTATGAATACGATCACGACCTGGATGTCTTCAAGCTCGACCGGACTCTTTACTCGCCTTTGTTCTATCCATTCGACTACGGCTGGATCTGTGACACGCTGGCCGAGGACGGCGACCCGCTCGACATTCTCGTGATCACGACCCAGCCGACCTTCCCTGGCTGCCTCATCGCCGCCCGCCCGCTCGGCGTGCTGATGATGCGCGACGAAAAAGGCCCGGACGAGAAGATCCTTTCCGTCGCCGCCGCCGACCCGCGCTTCTCGGACATCGAGAACCTTTCCGACCTGCCCTCACATATCCTCAAAGAGATCGTCCACTTCTTCGACATTTACAAAGAGCTCGAAGAAAAGCAGACGATCGTGCTGGGCTGGCAGGACGTCGAGACCGCCCACAGCGTCATCGAAAAATTCCGGCTTCAGCCGGGCGCGGAGCATTAG
- a CDS encoding MFS transporter: MAKVTQEIGELDNDASDYPEILGDESVPAPSPVLDAATKNGGAFRALRHRNFRYFWFGQLISLIGTWMQNLAQGWLIVLLVDPVAHALLRHGGAAVGGPNAAAPTPQAEAAANLYSGWVNFAGGIPILVFTLFAGVVADRVDKRRMLLATQTVLIFTALALGVLCLRGTVEIWHVLFFAALSGIAAAFDMPTRQSFIVEMVGKEDLPSAVALNSSVFNGARAVGPAVAGLLLAAHVSIGAAFVGNAILTLAAIVALLLMRLPPQAKKAGAVSVGQILSNMREGFGYVRSNHTIRNLMLLVGSLATFALSFNILIPVFVRYTLLPHAGAAEQVKAFGYMETIRGVGALLGAITVAFLGGPARQKNMLIWGALASTGLLVVFGLTRSMWVAYATMALVSYGFVVCFATSNTLVQLTLPDHLRGRVMSIYTLVFIGSMPIGSFFAGWVANKIGAPPAILVCAVLSLLTTIWVAFRPGGLRDIGVAKG, translated from the coding sequence ATGGCGAAAGTGACTCAGGAGATCGGCGAGCTCGACAATGATGCGAGCGACTATCCGGAAATTCTCGGGGACGAATCCGTTCCGGCTCCCAGTCCGGTTCTGGACGCCGCGACGAAAAACGGCGGGGCGTTCCGCGCGCTGCGGCATCGCAATTTTCGATATTTCTGGTTTGGGCAGCTGATCTCACTGATCGGCACCTGGATGCAGAACCTGGCCCAGGGCTGGCTGATCGTGCTCCTCGTGGATCCTGTCGCCCATGCGCTGCTCCGTCATGGCGGAGCGGCGGTGGGCGGCCCGAACGCCGCCGCGCCGACCCCGCAGGCGGAGGCGGCCGCCAACTTGTATTCCGGCTGGGTCAACTTCGCCGGCGGCATTCCCATCCTGGTCTTCACGCTCTTCGCGGGCGTGGTGGCGGACCGCGTGGATAAGCGCCGCATGCTGCTGGCGACACAGACCGTTCTCATCTTTACCGCGCTCGCGCTGGGCGTGCTGTGTCTGCGCGGGACCGTGGAGATCTGGCATGTGCTCTTCTTCGCCGCTCTGTCCGGGATCGCGGCGGCGTTCGATATGCCGACCCGGCAATCGTTTATCGTGGAGATGGTCGGCAAGGAGGACTTGCCCAGCGCTGTCGCCCTGAACTCCAGTGTCTTTAACGGCGCCCGGGCGGTCGGTCCCGCCGTCGCCGGCCTTCTTCTCGCCGCGCATGTGAGTATCGGCGCCGCATTCGTCGGCAACGCGATCCTGACATTGGCGGCGATCGTGGCCTTGCTTCTGATGCGTCTCCCGCCGCAAGCCAAAAAGGCGGGCGCGGTCTCCGTCGGCCAGATCCTTTCCAATATGCGCGAGGGCTTCGGCTACGTCCGCTCCAACCACACGATCCGCAATTTGATGCTGCTTGTCGGGTCCCTCGCGACGTTCGCCCTTTCGTTCAACATTCTGATTCCTGTTTTTGTGCGCTACACGCTGCTGCCGCACGCGGGCGCCGCCGAGCAGGTCAAGGCGTTCGGGTATATGGAGACCATTCGCGGCGTGGGCGCGCTGCTGGGAGCGATCACCGTGGCGTTCCTCGGCGGCCCGGCGCGTCAGAAGAATATGCTGATTTGGGGAGCGCTAGCGTCGACGGGATTGCTGGTGGTCTTCGGACTGACACGCTCGATGTGGGTGGCCTACGCGACGATGGCGCTGGTCTCCTATGGCTTTGTCGTCTGCTTCGCGACGAGCAACACGCTCGTCCAATTGACGCTGCCCGACCATCTGCGCGGTCGTGTGATGAGCATCTATACGCTGGTGTTCATCGGCTCCATGCCGATCGGAAGCTTTTTCGCGGGATGGGTGGCGAACAAAATCGGCGCGCCGCCGGCGATCCTCGTCTGCGCTGTTTTGTCGCTGCTCACGACAATTTGGGTGGCGTTCCGGCCGGGCGGGCTGCGGGATATTGGAGTGGCGAAGGGGTGA
- the rhaT gene encoding L-rhamnose/proton symporter RhaT has translation MAPASIFGILLHWIGGLAAASFYIPYKQVRRWSWETYWLVGGVFSWLIMPSLMASLLVPGATDILRAAPGHVLFYAYFFGALWGVGGLTFGLTMRYLGIALGMAVALGYTAVFGTIIPPLFHGMLGQTLSSASGKYVLIGVLASVAGIAVSGMAGMSKERELTGEQKQSAITEFQFGKGMIIATFSGIMSSCFAFGLDAGAPIAEAAKASLLAHGGSDIWQGLPVLIIVLLGGFTTNFVWCLGLNVRNKSAGEYMGRSASPGAAIPLARNYLFAAVAGIIWYLQFFFYTMGQAKMGKTFAFSNWTLHMASIMIFSMLWGIALKEWTGTSKRTHGLIALGLALLIGSTIIIGYGNYLDGLKAH, from the coding sequence ATGGCCCCCGCCTCTATTTTCGGCATTTTACTGCATTGGATCGGCGGACTGGCCGCCGCCAGTTTCTATATTCCTTACAAGCAAGTCCGCCGCTGGTCGTGGGAAACCTACTGGCTGGTCGGCGGTGTTTTTAGCTGGCTGATCATGCCGTCCCTGATGGCGTCCTTACTGGTTCCGGGCGCGACGGACATCCTGCGCGCGGCGCCCGGCCACGTCCTATTTTATGCGTATTTCTTCGGCGCGCTCTGGGGCGTGGGCGGGCTGACCTTCGGTCTGACGATGCGATATTTGGGGATCGCGCTGGGAATGGCGGTGGCGCTGGGCTATACCGCCGTCTTCGGCACGATCATTCCGCCGCTGTTCCATGGGATGCTTGGACAGACCTTGAGCAGCGCCTCCGGCAAGTACGTGCTGATCGGCGTGCTGGCGAGCGTGGCGGGCATCGCCGTGAGCGGCATGGCGGGCATGTCCAAAGAGCGCGAGCTGACCGGCGAGCAAAAGCAGTCCGCGATCACCGAGTTTCAATTCGGCAAGGGGATGATCATCGCGACATTCTCGGGAATCATGAGTTCCTGTTTCGCGTTTGGACTGGACGCGGGTGCTCCCATCGCCGAAGCGGCCAAGGCAAGCCTGCTGGCGCATGGCGGTTCCGACATCTGGCAGGGACTGCCGGTGCTGATTATCGTTCTGCTCGGCGGCTTTACCACGAATTTCGTCTGGTGTCTGGGCCTCAACGTCCGAAATAAGTCCGCCGGCGAATATATGGGCCGGTCGGCTTCCCCGGGTGCGGCCATTCCTTTGGCGCGCAACTATCTCTTCGCTGCGGTGGCAGGGATCATCTGGTATTTGCAGTTCTTTTTCTACACGATGGGCCAGGCGAAGATGGGCAAAACGTTCGCCTTCTCCAACTGGACTTTGCACATGGCGAGCATCATGATCTTCAGCATGCTGTGGGGCATCGCACTGAAGGAATGGACGGGAACCAGCAAGCGCACGCACGGACTCATCGCCCTCGGCCTGGCGCTGCTCATCGGCTCCACGATAATTATCGGATACGGCAATTATCTGGACGGCTTGAAAGCACACTGA